In a single window of the Diachasmimorpha longicaudata isolate KC_UGA_2023 chromosome 16, iyDiaLong2, whole genome shotgun sequence genome:
- the LOC135170233 gene encoding traB domain-containing protein isoform X2, with the protein MEQDDKKSLIEGQGMKQLHLSLAETHTGPRDDNEIRCSGKDADHQGKKLLDSPLDSSMEGYDFTQSFTSGVESDPDESNVSESSVIGPPAVKQYDPTIDDRLPETVTLLTTPDGGKVYLVGTAHFSEESQNDVSLIIQAVQPHIVMVELCEARVHVLQLDEKTILEEAGNLTAAKIQATIRKNGLFNGLLYVLLLNMSAHLTKQLGMAPGGEFRRAFLEAKKVQRCLVHLGDRPINITIQRALSSLSWWQTIKLFWSLLQTKDPISKEDVERCKRKDLLEELLTEMGTQYPSLREVFVKERDVYLTHSLQLAALPIPTPHGSIPSRVVGIVGIGHRVGIVEHWGKIKPSDIVPIMRIPERSLSSKILRISLKVSLLGAVIYVGYKYIPLPSTTTLQSLKSSVEGLLKYLQSSLLSLSN; encoded by the exons ATGGAGCAGGATGATAAGAAGAGTCTGATTGAGGGTCAAGGGATGAAGCAACTTCATCTGTCGTTAGCAGAAACTCATACTGGACCTCGTGATGACAACGAAATTCGGTGCAGTGGGAAGGATGCAGATCATCagggtaaaaaattattggactcTCCTCTGGACTCCAGCATGGAGGGGTACGATTTCACGC AGAGTTTTACATCTGGAGTCGAAAGTGATCCTGATGAGAGCAATGTGAGTGAAAGCTCAGTGATTGGGCCGCCTGCAGTGAAACAGTACGATCCAACGATAGATGACAGATTACCAGAGACTGTGACATTACTTACAACTCCTGATGGTGGCAAAGTTTATCTGGTTGGAACTGCTCATTTCAGTGAAGAAAGTCAGAACGATGTGTCCTTG ATAATTCAGGCAGTTCAACCTCACATAGTAATGGTAGAACTCTGTGAGGCACGCGTTCATGTTCTCCAACTCGACGAAAAAACTATTCTTGAGGAAGCAGGAAATCTCACAGCGGCTAAAATACAAGCAACGATaagaaaaaatggtttattcAATGGACTTCTATatgttttattattaaatatgtcTGCACATTTGACTAAGCAATTAGGAATGGCTCCTGGTGGCGAATTTCGTCGTGCATTTCTTGAG GCCAAGAAAGTTCAGAGGTGTCTGGTCCACCTTGGGGATAGGCCCATAAATATCACGATTCAACGGGCCCTCAGTTCTCTCTCCTGGTGGCAAACAATAAAACTCTTCTGGAGTCTTCTCCAAACGAAAGATCCAATAAGCAAAGAAGACGTGGAACGTTGCAAACGAAAGGATCTTCTCGAGGAGTTACTCACAGAAATGGGTACTCAGTATCCATCACTACGGGAAGTATTTGTGAAGGAACGAGACGTGTATCTCACACATTCATTACAATTGGCTGCTTTACCAATTCCAACGCCCCATGGATCTATACCTTCCAGAGTTGTTGGCATTGTGGGAATTGGACATAGGGTGGGGATTGTCGAGCattggggaaaaattaaacCTTCTGATATCGTTCCTATCATGAG AATCCCAGAACGTTCTCTCTCCAGTAAAATCCTCCGAATATCCTTGAAAGTATCCCTTCTGGGTGCTGTGATATACGTAGGCTACAAGTACATACCACTGCCATCAACAACAACCCTGCAATCTTTAAAGTCATCGGTCGAGGGACTTCTGAAG TATCTTCAGTCTTCACTTCTCAGTCTGTCAAATTAA
- the LOC135170233 gene encoding traB domain-containing protein isoform X3 has product MPAYVRNRKKVSKVKESFTSGVESDPDESNVSESSVIGPPAVKQYDPTIDDRLPETVTLLTTPDGGKVYLVGTAHFSEESQNDVSLIIQAVQPHIVMVELCEARVHVLQLDEKTILEEAGNLTAAKIQATIRKNGLFNGLLYVLLLNMSAHLTKQLGMAPGGEFRRAFLEAKKVQRCLVHLGDRPINITIQRALSSLSWWQTIKLFWSLLQTKDPISKEDVERCKRKDLLEELLTEMGTQYPSLREVFVKERDVYLTHSLQLAALPIPTPHGSIPSRVVGIVGIGHRVGIVEHWGKIKPSDIVPIMRIPERSLSSKILRISLKVSLLGAVIYVGYKYIPLPSTTTLQSLKSSVEGLLKAVGNDFRRQPESIWRSSQLEMLVFRPRWQ; this is encoded by the exons ATGCCTGCATATGtaagaaacagaaaaaaagtTTCAAAAGTCAAAG AGAGTTTTACATCTGGAGTCGAAAGTGATCCTGATGAGAGCAATGTGAGTGAAAGCTCAGTGATTGGGCCGCCTGCAGTGAAACAGTACGATCCAACGATAGATGACAGATTACCAGAGACTGTGACATTACTTACAACTCCTGATGGTGGCAAAGTTTATCTGGTTGGAACTGCTCATTTCAGTGAAGAAAGTCAGAACGATGTGTCCTTG ATAATTCAGGCAGTTCAACCTCACATAGTAATGGTAGAACTCTGTGAGGCACGCGTTCATGTTCTCCAACTCGACGAAAAAACTATTCTTGAGGAAGCAGGAAATCTCACAGCGGCTAAAATACAAGCAACGATaagaaaaaatggtttattcAATGGACTTCTATatgttttattattaaatatgtcTGCACATTTGACTAAGCAATTAGGAATGGCTCCTGGTGGCGAATTTCGTCGTGCATTTCTTGAG GCCAAGAAAGTTCAGAGGTGTCTGGTCCACCTTGGGGATAGGCCCATAAATATCACGATTCAACGGGCCCTCAGTTCTCTCTCCTGGTGGCAAACAATAAAACTCTTCTGGAGTCTTCTCCAAACGAAAGATCCAATAAGCAAAGAAGACGTGGAACGTTGCAAACGAAAGGATCTTCTCGAGGAGTTACTCACAGAAATGGGTACTCAGTATCCATCACTACGGGAAGTATTTGTGAAGGAACGAGACGTGTATCTCACACATTCATTACAATTGGCTGCTTTACCAATTCCAACGCCCCATGGATCTATACCTTCCAGAGTTGTTGGCATTGTGGGAATTGGACATAGGGTGGGGATTGTCGAGCattggggaaaaattaaacCTTCTGATATCGTTCCTATCATGAG AATCCCAGAACGTTCTCTCTCCAGTAAAATCCTCCGAATATCCTTGAAAGTATCCCTTCTGGGTGCTGTGATATACGTAGGCTACAAGTACATACCACTGCCATCAACAACAACCCTGCAATCTTTAAAGTCATCGGTCGAGGGACTTCTGAAG
- the LOC135170233 gene encoding traB domain-containing protein isoform X1 has product MEQDDKKSLIEGQGMKQLHLSLAETHTGPRDDNEIRCSGKDADHQGKKLLDSPLDSSMEGYDFTQSFTSGVESDPDESNVSESSVIGPPAVKQYDPTIDDRLPETVTLLTTPDGGKVYLVGTAHFSEESQNDVSLIIQAVQPHIVMVELCEARVHVLQLDEKTILEEAGNLTAAKIQATIRKNGLFNGLLYVLLLNMSAHLTKQLGMAPGGEFRRAFLEAKKVQRCLVHLGDRPINITIQRALSSLSWWQTIKLFWSLLQTKDPISKEDVERCKRKDLLEELLTEMGTQYPSLREVFVKERDVYLTHSLQLAALPIPTPHGSIPSRVVGIVGIGHRVGIVEHWGKIKPSDIVPIMRIPERSLSSKILRISLKVSLLGAVIYVGYKYIPLPSTTTLQSLKSSVEGLLKAVGNDFRRQPESIWRSSQLEMLVFRPRWQ; this is encoded by the exons ATGGAGCAGGATGATAAGAAGAGTCTGATTGAGGGTCAAGGGATGAAGCAACTTCATCTGTCGTTAGCAGAAACTCATACTGGACCTCGTGATGACAACGAAATTCGGTGCAGTGGGAAGGATGCAGATCATCagggtaaaaaattattggactcTCCTCTGGACTCCAGCATGGAGGGGTACGATTTCACGC AGAGTTTTACATCTGGAGTCGAAAGTGATCCTGATGAGAGCAATGTGAGTGAAAGCTCAGTGATTGGGCCGCCTGCAGTGAAACAGTACGATCCAACGATAGATGACAGATTACCAGAGACTGTGACATTACTTACAACTCCTGATGGTGGCAAAGTTTATCTGGTTGGAACTGCTCATTTCAGTGAAGAAAGTCAGAACGATGTGTCCTTG ATAATTCAGGCAGTTCAACCTCACATAGTAATGGTAGAACTCTGTGAGGCACGCGTTCATGTTCTCCAACTCGACGAAAAAACTATTCTTGAGGAAGCAGGAAATCTCACAGCGGCTAAAATACAAGCAACGATaagaaaaaatggtttattcAATGGACTTCTATatgttttattattaaatatgtcTGCACATTTGACTAAGCAATTAGGAATGGCTCCTGGTGGCGAATTTCGTCGTGCATTTCTTGAG GCCAAGAAAGTTCAGAGGTGTCTGGTCCACCTTGGGGATAGGCCCATAAATATCACGATTCAACGGGCCCTCAGTTCTCTCTCCTGGTGGCAAACAATAAAACTCTTCTGGAGTCTTCTCCAAACGAAAGATCCAATAAGCAAAGAAGACGTGGAACGTTGCAAACGAAAGGATCTTCTCGAGGAGTTACTCACAGAAATGGGTACTCAGTATCCATCACTACGGGAAGTATTTGTGAAGGAACGAGACGTGTATCTCACACATTCATTACAATTGGCTGCTTTACCAATTCCAACGCCCCATGGATCTATACCTTCCAGAGTTGTTGGCATTGTGGGAATTGGACATAGGGTGGGGATTGTCGAGCattggggaaaaattaaacCTTCTGATATCGTTCCTATCATGAG AATCCCAGAACGTTCTCTCTCCAGTAAAATCCTCCGAATATCCTTGAAAGTATCCCTTCTGGGTGCTGTGATATACGTAGGCTACAAGTACATACCACTGCCATCAACAACAACCCTGCAATCTTTAAAGTCATCGGTCGAGGGACTTCTGAAG